Proteins from a genomic interval of Betta splendens chromosome 10, fBetSpl5.4, whole genome shotgun sequence:
- the LOC114864804 gene encoding lysophosphatidic acid receptor 4-like, whose translation MASLVINETGMEDCGIDDSFKYNLYSVVYSVVFVLGLITNCAALFVFCFRMKMRNETTMFMTNLALSDLVFVFTLPFKVFYNVNRHWPFGDGLCKVSGTAFITNIYGSMLFLTCISVDRFLAIVYPFRSRSIRTRRNAALVCAAVWLTIVGGGISVTFFSTINSTNTATTCFEGFSKSTWRTYLSKITIFIEIVGFLIPLLANLVCSSLVLRTLRRPVTAGHGCDNKRRVLRMIVVHLGIFIICFVPYNSILFLYALVRTQALANCGVERFARTLYPITLCLACLNCCLDPVVYYFTSESFQKSLTLGGKGPGSRPESVPRSDTPETQDATGALPGDTDAPASNGKEAKSSESKL comes from the exons ATGGCCAGCCTGGTGATCAACGAGACCGGAATGGAGGACTGCGGCATCGACGACTCCTTCAAGTACAACCTGTACTCCGTGGTCTACAGCGTCGTCTTCGTGCTGGGCCTGATCACCAACTGCGCCGCCCTCTTCGTCTTCTGCTTCCGCATGAAGATGCGCAACGAGACCACCATGTTCATGACCAACCTGGCCCTGTCGGACCTGGTGTTCGTGTTCACGCTGCCGTTCAAGGTCTTCTACAACGTCAACCGCCACTGGCCGTTCGGGGACGGGCTGTGCAAGGTGTCGGGCACGGCCTTCATCACCAACATCTACGGCAGCATGCTCTTCCTCACCTGCATCAGCGTGGACCGCTTCCTGGCCATCGTCTACCCGTTCCGCTCGCGCTCCATCCGCACGCGGCGGAACGCGGCGCTGGTGTGCGCCGCCGTGTGGCTCACCATCGTGGGCGGCGGCATATCCGTCACCTTCTTCTCCACCATCAACAGCACCAACACGGCCACCACGTGCTTCGAGGGCTTCTCCAAGAGCACGTGGAGGACCTACCTTTCTAAGATCACCATCTTCATTGAG ATCGTGGGCTTCCTCATCCCCCTTCTGGCCAACTTGGTGTGTTCGTCACTGGTGCTGCGAACCCTGCGGCGCCCCGTGACCGCCGGCCACGGCTGCGACAACAAGCGGCGCGTCCTGCGGATGATTGTCGTCCACCTCGgcatcttcatcatctgctTCGTCCCCTACaactccatcctcttcctctacGCCCTGGTGCGAACCCAGGCGCTGGCCAACTGCGGCGTGGAGCGCTTCGCCCggacgctttaccccatcacgCTGTGTCTGGCCTGCCTCAACTGCTGCCTGGACCCCGTGGTCTACTACTTCACGTCGGAGAGCTTCCAGAAGAGCCTGACCCTGGGAGGCAAAGGGCCCGGCTCTCGGCCCGAGAGCGTCCCCCGCAGCGACACGCCCGAGACGCAGGACGCCACCGGCGCGCTGCCCGGAGACACAGACGCCCCGGCCAGCAACGGGAAGGAGGCCAAATCGTCTGAGAGCAAGCTCTGA
- the p2ry10 gene encoding putative P2Y purinoceptor 10, producing MSMNMSGPWNGSLENSSCDHNMSGWEKSMDTMYTYFYLVLFIPGLLLNTTALWVLCRYISKKTKAVIFMINLSVADLAHTLSLPLRIYYYFTHSWPFGRGVCLFCFYLKFLNMYAAIVFLVCISVQRCVFLLDPFVARRWRRRYDLLISLVVWAVVGMACSPFILMRSSGGGGGSSPQTARNLSYSYGSNASRDGCFKDLPTRRLSRTLAVAMMASAELLGFLIPLMCILCSSARIARSLYKRQPREPRGSAARGRVTSVTSGGCPEKSHERQTDGEKRRALRMVLSCTALFLFCFGPYHVNFLLYLMVSQGIISNCAARLAIRQFHPVSLCLASLSCCLNPLLYYFLAAEFRRHLTIRTSSFSSSLLSSPVGSPTHRPAQQRLMSMESNCSE from the exons ATGAGCATGAATATGTCCGGGCCGTGGAACGGGTCCCTGGAGaactcctcctgtgaccacaaCATGAGCGGGTGGGAAAAAAGCATGGACACAATGTACACCTACTTCTACCTGGTGCTGTTCATCCCCGGTCTGCTGCTCAACACCACCGCCCTGTGGGTCCTCTGCAGATACATTag TAAGAAGACCAAGGCGGTGATCTTCATGATCAACCTGTCCGTCGCTGACCTGGCCCACACCCTCTCTCTGCCCCTCAGGATCTATTACTACTTCACACACAGCTGGCCGTTTGGTCGAGGCGTCTGCTTGTTCTGCTTCTACCTCAAGTTCCTCAACATGTACGCCGCCATAGTTTTCCTG GTGTGCATCAGCGTGCAGCGGTGCGTCTTCCTGCTCGACCCGTTCGTGGCACGTCGGTGGAGGCGGCGCTACGACCTGCTGATCAGCCTCGTCGTGTGGGCGGTGGTCGGCATGGCCTGCTCGCCATTCATCCTGATgcggagcagcggcggcggcggcggctccagcCCGCAAACCGCCCGCAACCTGTCATATTCCTACGGGTCCAACGCCTCCAGGGACGGCTGCTTCAAGGACCTGCCCACGCGCCGCCTGTCCCGCACGCTGGCGGTCGCTATGATGGCTTCGGCCGAGCTGCTGGGCTTCCTCATCCCTTTGATGTGcatcctctgcagctccgcGCGCATCGCCCGCTCCCTCTACAAGCGGCAGCCGCGGGAGCCGCGCGGCTCCGCGGCGCGCGGCCGCGTCACGTCCGTGACCTCCGGGGGCTGCCCGGAGAAGAGCCACGAGCGGCAGACGGACGGCGAGAAGCGGCGCGCGCTGCGGATGGTGCTGAGCTGCACCGCCCTCTTCTTGTTCTGCTTCGGCCCGTACCACGTCAACTTCCTGCTCTACCTGATGGTGTCGCAGGGCATCATCTCGAACTGCGCGGCGCGCCTGGCGATTCGCCAGTTCCACCCGGTGTCCCTGTGCCTGGcgagcctgagctgctgcctcaACCCTCTGCTCTATTACTTCCTGGCGGCCGAGTTCAGGCGGCACCTGACCATCCGCacgtcctccttctcctcctcgctcctctcgTCCCCCGTCGGCTCCCCGACGCATCGCCCCGCGCAGCAGCGGCTGATGAGCATGGAGAGCAACTGCTCCGAGTAG
- the gpr174 gene encoding probable G-protein coupled receptor 174, with amino-acid sequence MNFTNCTYSAELQTYRHQVYAAVYSVILAPGLLCNVLALWVFRVYVRETKKAVVFMMNLAVADLLQVLSLPLRIYYYLNDTWPFGRPLCMFCFYLKYVNMYASIYFLVCITVRRCNLIMCPLQYQRATRRGDACVCVLVWLLVCLGCLAFPLLRSDLAATELPVCFSELPMRSVSIPTAFTLLVMAELLGFVLPLVLVLACACLTAGSLRQVTAGAYPDRGEKRRALRMVLSCAAVFLVCFAPYHVTMPLDFLAKAKLLSCASRDLVLRCHPVTLCLASLNCSLDPLMYYFTTHEFWRRLSKPEVPESMTFSRRLSCMTGGEEAEED; translated from the exons ATGAACTTTACCAACTGCACCTacagtgcagagctgcagacgtACCGGCACCAGGTGTACGCGGCGGTGTACAGCGTGATCCTGGCGCCCGGCCTGCTGTGCAACGTGCTGGCGCTGTGGGTGTTCAGGGTCTACGTCAGAGAAACCAAGAAGGCCGTGGTGTTCATGATGAACCTGGCTGTGGCCGACCTGCTGCAG GTGCTCTCCCTGCCTCTGCGGATCTACTACTACCTGAACGACACGTGGCCCTTCGGCCGGCCCCTCTGCATGTTCTGCTTCTATCTCAAGTACGTCAACATGTACGCCTCCATCTACTTCCTGGTGTGCATCACCGTGCGCCGCTGTAACCTCATCATGTGCCCGCTGCAGTACCAGCGCGCCACCAGGCGCGGGGACGCTTGCGTTTGCGTGCTGGTCTGGCTGCTGGTGTGCCTGGGCTGCCTGGCCTTCCCCCTGCTGAGGAGCGACCTCGCCGCCACGGAGCTGCCCGTGTGCTTCTCCGAGCTGCCCATGAGGAGCGTCAGCATTCCCACGGCCTTCACCCTCCTGGTGATGGCGGAGCTCCTGGGCTTCGTCCTCCCCCTCGTCCTGGTTTTAGCCTGCGCCTGCCTGACCGCCGGGAGCCTTCGGCAGGTGACGGCGGGGGCGTATCCGGACCGGGGGGAGAAGCGGCGGGCGCTGAGGATGGTGCTGAGCTGCGCGGCCGTGTTCCTGGTCTGCTTCGCCCCGTACCACGTCACCATGCCGCTGGACTTCCTGGCGAAGGCCAAGCTCCTGAGCTGCGCCTCCAGGGACCTGGTCCTGCGGTGCCACCCGGTCACGCTGTGCCTGGCCAGCCTGAACTGCAGCCTGGACCCGCTCATGTACTATTTCACGACGCACGAGTTCTGGAGGCGGCTGAGCAAGCCGGAGGTACCGGAGAGCATGACCTTCAGCAGGCGCCTGTCCTGCAtgacaggaggcgaggaggccgaggaggacTAG
- the LOC114864618 gene encoding integral membrane protein 2A-like, which yields MVKIAFNSALAQKALGKEVPAAVKDPEQGSAPSGNDGSTGRCLLTLLGIAFILSGLIVGGACLYRYFTPKRLYHGAMQFSDVSTGAGAESQPYYLPRVEEEVEISDSMAVISVPPPRFRPGDPAYILHDFNRKLTAYLDLTLRTCFVIPLNTSVVLPPQDLIDLFSQLMSGSYRSYLVHEDLVVTERIDDIKPLGFYIRRLCDGKETYRMQRRASLPGGGIQKRSADECFTLHHFANKFVTETRICKA from the exons ATGGTGAAGATCGCGTTTAACTCGGCTCTGGCGCAGAAGGCGCTGGGCAAAGAGGTGCCAGCCGCTGTGAAG gaTCCGGAGCAGGGATCAGCTCCCTCGGGCAACGACGGCTCCACAGGTCGCTGTCTGCTCACCCTGCTGGGCATCGCCTTCATCCTCAGTGGGCTCATCGTGGGGGGAGCGTGCCTCTACCGGTATTTCACGCCaaag AGGCTTTACCATGGCGCCATGCAGTTCAGTGACGTgtcgacaggagctggagcagaaagCCAGCCATACTACCTGCcacgggtggaggaggaggtggagatctCTGACAGCATGGCCGTCATCAGCGTGCCCCCTCCACGCTTTAGGCCTGGGGACCCCGCCTACATCCTGCATGACTTCAACAGG aagcTGACCGCCTACCTGGACCTGACCCTGAGGACCTGCTTCGTGATCCCTCTGAACACCTCGGTGGTTCTCCCCCCTCAGGACCTTATTGACCTGTtctcacagctgatg TCTGGTTCCTACCGCAGTTACCTCGTGCACGAGGACCTGGTGGTGACTGAGCGCATTGACGACATCAAGCCTCTGGGTTTCTACATCCGCCGGCTGTGTGATGGAAAGGAAACCTACAGAATGCAGCGGCGCGCCAGTCTGCCAG GTGGAGGAATCCAGAAGCGCTCAGCAGACGAATGCTTCACCCTCCATCACTTTGCAAACAAGTTTGTGACGGAGACCAGGATCTGCAAGGCTTGA
- the tbx22 gene encoding T-box transcription factor TBX22: MQGLSSRAHAFSVEALVGKPCKRMKVSEGHEPSSAEDGDTSIFTGLSQAKKAASSSCDPGRQADGAGEESDLRDGDSRPDGEVRVELQGSELWKRFYEIGTEMIITKAGRRMFPSVRVKVRNLDPCQQYYIAMDVMPVDSKRYRYVYHSSQWMVAGNTDHSCISPRLYVHPDSPCAGETWMRQVISFDRVKLTNNEMDDKGHIILQSMHKYKPRVHIFRHDSRMDLSQIQSLPAEGVHTFSFPETEFTTVTAYQNQQITKLKIDRNPFAKGFRDPGRNRGVLDGLLESYPWRGPLNLDLKPFNIQLQGTSGPPASGVKGLLPLAPSSSHPFSVSCPDASLRALGLPLYAKASPAPLPGRAFSSLGADRLRALPPLTDLSLLSALQAKKPPHCRDPCLHPPCLVPVHSPLSSQGPSLLPHLLDGPYCLYRYSLPLNPHLTALSQHAKLAEDATDCLLRQSPWLPTSNHGL; encoded by the exons ATGCAGGGTCTGAGCTCGCGGGCTCACGCGTTTTCGGTTGAAGCGCTCGTAGGGAAACCCTGCAAGAGGATGAAAGTCTCAGAAGGACACGAACCGAGTTCAGCTGAAGACGGCGATACGAGCATCTTCACCG GACTGAGCCAGGCGAAGAAGGCAGCTTCATCGTCCTGTGACCCGGGCAGACAGGCCGACGGGGCTGGAGAGGAGAGCGACCTGAGGGACGGCGACAGCCGCCCGGACGGAGAGGTCCGCGTGGAGCTGCAGGGCTCCGAGCTGTGGAAGAGATTCTATGAGATCGGCACCGAGATGATCATCACCAAAGCTGGCAG GAGAATGTTCCCCTCGGTGCGCGTCAAAGTGCGCAACCTGGACCCGTGCCAGCAGTATTACATCGCGATGGACGTCATGCCCGTGGACTCCAAACGCTACAG GTACGTGTACCACAGCTCCCAGTGGATGGTGGCCGGAAACACGGACCACTCCTGCATCTCCCCGCGGCTCTACGTGCACCCCGACTCCCCGTGCGCGGGAGAGACGTGGATGCGTCAGGTCATCAGCTTCGACCGCGTCAAACTCACCAACAATGAGATGGACGATAAGGGACAT ATTATTCTGCAGTCGATGCATAAATACAAGCCACGTGTGCACATCTTCAGACACGACTCCCGGATGGACCTGTCCCAGATCCAGTCGCTGCCGGCCGAGGGAGTGCACACCTTCTCCTTCCCAGAGACCGAGTTCACCACAGTCACAGCGTATCAGAATCAACAG ATCACAAAGCTGAAGATCGACAGGAACCCCTTCGCCAAAGGCTTCAGGGATCCAGGGAGGAATAG ggGGGTGTTGGACGGCCTGTTGGAGTCATATCCCTGGAGAGGCCCTCTCAACTTGGACCTGAAACCATTCAACATCCAGCTCCAAG GGACCTCAGGACCCCCGGCCAGCGGCGTGAAgggcctcctccctctcgcccCGTCGTCCTCGCACCCTttctccgtctcctgcccggACGCCTCCCTCCGCGCCCTCGGCCTCCCTCTCTACGCCAAGGCCTCGCCCGCCCCGCTGCCCGGCCGGGCCTTCTCCTCTCTGGGCGCCGACAGGCTGCGGGCTCTGCCCCCGCTGACGGACCTCTCGCTGCTGTCGGCCCTGCAGGCGAAGAAGCCCCCCCACTGCAGGGACCCGTGTCTGCACCCCCCCTGCCTGGTGCCCGTCCACAGCCCCCTCAGCTCCCAGGGTCCCTCGCTCCTGCCCCATCTGCTTGACGGCCCGTACTGCCTGTACCGCTACAGCCTCCCCCTGAACCCCCATCTCACGGCGCTCTCGCAGCACGCCAAGCTCGCCGAAGacgccacagactgtctgctgcGCCAGTCCCCGTGGCTTCCAACCTCCAACCACGGCCTCTGA